From a region of the Aeoliella mucimassa genome:
- a CDS encoding outer membrane beta-barrel protein has translation MSWLQPTCYVACVVVAAVAMATPAGAQSMILRTSAESTATTPPTPTPAPETYSPAPTMSAAPMLEPVSGDYPPGAAGDVAPSDWCADEWGGPMVEPASSGSRWSDWRERMRFRHSMMDGRAIGKGQPLRTTSWLNRPYEFGIDTGAFLMANDVSSNNTSNNDLMVAAHLGWDWDHYWGAQARMTWTTPEFASSVDSNDQNTNTLMMYDVSLMYYPWGDSRVRPYYRLGMGLTDLDFINPSGVREDNTLFTIPMGLGIKYQTERWMAIRAEAMDNIAWGQNSASSMHNFTLTIGFEWRYGGRPSSGWSSPAAQRTW, from the coding sequence ATGAGTTGGCTCCAACCAACGTGCTACGTAGCATGCGTGGTGGTCGCTGCTGTCGCGATGGCCACTCCGGCTGGCGCACAGAGCATGATCCTGCGGACCTCGGCCGAAAGCACCGCAACAACTCCGCCGACTCCAACACCGGCGCCTGAAACCTACTCCCCTGCTCCGACGATGAGCGCAGCTCCGATGCTCGAACCAGTGTCTGGCGATTACCCGCCGGGTGCAGCCGGCGATGTCGCTCCCTCCGACTGGTGCGCCGACGAGTGGGGAGGCCCCATGGTCGAGCCCGCCTCGTCGGGTAGCCGCTGGAGCGACTGGCGCGAGCGGATGCGGTTTCGCCATTCCATGATGGACGGGCGAGCCATCGGCAAAGGGCAACCGCTGCGAACCACGAGCTGGCTGAATCGCCCTTACGAGTTTGGCATCGACACCGGTGCTTTCCTGATGGCCAACGACGTGAGCAGCAACAACACCAGCAACAACGATCTGATGGTCGCCGCCCACCTGGGATGGGACTGGGACCACTACTGGGGCGCCCAAGCCCGCATGACCTGGACCACGCCCGAGTTCGCCAGCAGTGTCGATTCGAACGACCAGAACACCAACACGCTGATGATGTACGACGTATCGCTGATGTATTACCCATGGGGTGATTCGCGCGTGCGTCCTTATTATCGACTTGGGATGGGGCTGACCGATCTCGACTTCATCAACCCCAGCGGGGTTCGCGAAGACAACACGCTGTTCACCATCCCCATGGGGCTGGGCATCAAGTACCAGACCGAGCGGTGGATGGCCATCCGCGCCGAAGCGATGGACAACATTGCCTGGGGACAGAACTCGGCCTCGAGCATGCACAACTTCACGCTCACCATCGGCTTCGAATGGCGCTACGGCGGGCGTCCCTCCAGCGGATGGTCGAGCCCCGCCGCCCAGCGAACCTGGTAG
- a CDS encoding SHD1 domain-containing protein, whose protein sequence is MRLRTFHRLLRVSLVAMLCLCLTVDPAKACQWLSQRWLCRKPCVVVCAPSPCCDPCYVPCCETTVVTSSPCDCETTGEVIESTESSAASEPTMAPEPTPADAPATFAGEEPKTDRAVNKPVEEEVPPSLPTEEPTLVAPPVVEEAAPAEPMVEESAVGEPAVDESPVVEPAVEESIFGEPAVEEPAVLEPTVEPADDNLFGGEDASDDNLFGAPAEEPAAEPAMEEEPAEEAADDGLFGGAGDDSLFGAPAEEPAAEPAMEEEPAAQPADDGLFGGAGDDSLFGAPAEEPAAEPAMEEEPAEEPADDGLFGGAGDDSLFGAPAEEPAAEPAMEEEPAEEPADDNLFGGAGDDDLFGAPAEEPAMEDSGIEVPAIDAPASDNLFDAGSDEDDLFGAPAEEPAADEPAADESESTDEDDLFGTGFGAVLEQPGGFGSLNLRHWVDNTGTYTVNARLLAVGDGFVRLMKDNGRTTTVPFSRLSDDDLSFVNLQAAAQKSKTLSRTASR, encoded by the coding sequence ATGCGTCTTCGTACTTTCCATCGCCTGCTTCGCGTATCCCTCGTGGCTATGCTTTGTTTGTGCTTAACCGTCGACCCCGCTAAGGCCTGCCAATGGCTGTCGCAGCGGTGGTTGTGCCGCAAGCCCTGCGTGGTGGTGTGTGCCCCTTCGCCTTGTTGCGATCCTTGCTACGTACCTTGCTGCGAAACCACAGTGGTCACTTCGTCGCCTTGCGACTGCGAGACCACCGGCGAAGTGATTGAGTCGACCGAGTCGTCGGCTGCTTCCGAACCAACCATGGCACCCGAGCCCACCCCGGCCGATGCCCCAGCAACGTTCGCCGGCGAAGAGCCCAAGACCGATCGCGCAGTGAACAAGCCGGTGGAAGAGGAAGTACCTCCTTCGCTTCCCACGGAAGAGCCCACCTTGGTCGCACCTCCCGTGGTCGAAGAAGCTGCTCCCGCGGAACCCATGGTCGAAGAATCCGCCGTGGGAGAACCTGCGGTCGATGAGTCACCTGTCGTGGAGCCGGCTGTCGAGGAATCGATTTTCGGTGAGCCCGCCGTCGAAGAACCAGCGGTGCTAGAGCCCACCGTCGAACCAGCCGACGACAACCTGTTCGGCGGCGAAGATGCGAGTGACGACAACCTGTTTGGTGCTCCTGCTGAAGAGCCAGCTGCTGAGCCCGCCATGGAAGAAGAGCCCGCTGAGGAAGCCGCCGACGACGGTCTGTTCGGTGGTGCTGGCGACGATAGCCTGTTCGGTGCTCCTGCCGAAGAACCAGCTGCTGAGCCTGCCATGGAAGAAGAGCCCGCTGCGCAACCCGCCGACGACGGTCTGTTCGGTGGTGCTGGCGATGATAGCCTGTTCGGCGCACCTGCCGAAGAGCCGGCTGCTGAGCCTGCCATGGAAGAAGAGCCCGCTGAGGAACCCGCTGACGACGGTCTGTTCGGTGGTGCTGGTGACGACAGCCTGTTCGGTGCTCCTGCCGAAGAGCCAGCTGCTGAGCCTGCCATGGAAGAAGAGCCCGCTGAGGAACCCGCCGACGACAATCTATTCGGTGGTGCTGGCGACGATGACCTGTTCGGTGCACCTGCCGAAGAGCCGGCGATGGAAGATTCCGGCATCGAGGTCCCCGCGATCGATGCCCCTGCTAGCGACAACCTATTCGACGCCGGTAGCGATGAAGACGACCTGTTCGGTGCTCCTGCGGAAGAACCCGCTGCGGATGAGCCTGCTGCTGACGAGAGCGAATCGACCGACGAAGACGACCTGTTCGGCACTGGCTTCGGTGCAGTGTTGGAGCAACCAGGTGGTTTCGGCAGCTTGAACCTGCGTCACTGGGTCGACAACACCGGAACCTACACGGTCAACGCCCGCTTGCTGGCTGTCGGCGACGGCTTCGTCCGCTTGATGAAGGACAACGGCCGCACCACGACGGTTCCGTTCTCGCGCCTGAGCGACGACGACCTGTCGTTCGTCAATCTGCAAGCCGCTGCTCAGAAGTCGAAGACTCTGTCGCGGACTGCTTCGCGTTAA
- a CDS encoding phosphopantothenoylcysteine decarboxylase domain-containing protein translates to MARILITSGPTRQYIDPVRYLTNGSSGRMGRALTLAALELGHEVVVISGPVEVDYPEGAIVVPVVSTEEMMAAARDEFATCDGLIGAAAPCDYRPEVIASSKIAKTGEPLRLELVETDDIVATLGAAKGNRWVVGFALETEDHRIRALIKLERKHCDLMVSNGIEAMHATDNSVEVLSPAGEVLAQIEGSKTDVATGLLSIVDARLIRGER, encoded by the coding sequence ATGGCCAGAATTCTCATTACCTCGGGACCAACGCGGCAGTACATCGATCCGGTGCGGTATCTCACCAATGGTTCGAGCGGGCGGATGGGACGCGCGCTCACGCTTGCCGCCTTGGAGCTAGGTCACGAGGTGGTGGTGATCTCCGGGCCGGTTGAAGTCGACTATCCCGAAGGGGCGATCGTGGTGCCGGTGGTCTCGACCGAAGAGATGATGGCCGCCGCCCGCGACGAGTTTGCCACCTGCGACGGCTTGATCGGCGCGGCCGCTCCCTGCGACTACCGCCCCGAGGTGATTGCCAGTAGCAAGATCGCCAAGACTGGCGAGCCACTGCGGCTCGAATTGGTCGAGACCGACGACATCGTTGCAACGCTCGGTGCTGCGAAGGGCAACCGTTGGGTCGTGGGATTTGCCCTTGAGACCGAAGACCATCGCATTCGGGCGCTCATCAAGCTCGAACGCAAACACTGCGATCTGATGGTATCCAATGGCATTGAAGCCATGCACGCGACCGATAACTCGGTGGAAGTGCTCAGCCCCGCTGGAGAGGTGCTCGCCCAGATAGAGGGATCCAAGACCGACGTCGCAACCGGGCTGTTGAGCATCGTCGACGCGCGGCTCATCCGCGGCGAGCGCTAA
- a CDS encoding flavoprotein: MSHEILLGVTGGVAAYKSAALASQLVQAGHGVSVVMTDSATEFIGPATFRALTGRGVATQSFPPHSHPLGPHIELARQADLMVIAPATANTLAKAAHGIADDLLSTLLLSFEGPVLMAPAMNCEMWAKPAVQRNVAQLAEDGIHFVGPDEGWLSCREKGAGRMSEPAAIATAIEKLLGE; the protein is encoded by the coding sequence ATGTCGCACGAAATCCTCCTTGGCGTTACCGGCGGAGTTGCCGCCTACAAGTCGGCAGCGCTGGCCAGCCAGCTTGTTCAGGCCGGCCATGGCGTGAGTGTCGTGATGACCGACTCGGCCACCGAGTTCATCGGTCCAGCAACGTTCCGGGCGCTTACCGGCCGCGGAGTTGCCACCCAGTCGTTCCCGCCGCACAGCCATCCGCTCGGCCCGCACATCGAACTCGCCCGGCAGGCCGATTTGATGGTCATCGCCCCGGCAACGGCCAACACGCTTGCGAAGGCCGCCCATGGCATCGCCGACGATTTGCTCTCGACGCTGCTGCTGTCGTTCGAAGGCCCCGTGCTCATGGCCCCTGCGATGAACTGCGAAATGTGGGCCAAGCCGGCCGTGCAGCGCAACGTCGCCCAGCTGGCCGAAGATGGCATTCACTTCGTCGGCCCCGACGAAGGTTGGCTAAGCTGCCGCGAAAAGGGAGCCGGCCGCATGAGCGAACCGGCAGCCATCGCCACGGCGATTGAAAAGCTGCTGGGGGAATAG
- a CDS encoding DNA-directed RNA polymerase subunit omega, whose protein sequence is MIDALKEEEIVNKVGGRFKLSTLIQKRLVAINGGARPLVDIDTDEKMEIVVQEILQDKIFLGSGGEVRTVADEPPTMHDGPEVDLSAL, encoded by the coding sequence ATGATCGATGCGCTCAAAGAAGAAGAGATTGTGAACAAGGTGGGCGGCCGCTTTAAGCTGTCGACGCTCATCCAGAAGCGGCTCGTGGCCATCAACGGCGGCGCCCGTCCGCTGGTGGACATCGATACCGACGAGAAAATGGAAATCGTGGTGCAGGAGATCCTGCAAGACAAAATCTTCCTCGGCTCCGGCGGCGAAGTTCGCACCGTGGCCGACGAACCACCCACGATGCACGATGGTCCCGAAGTGGATCTCTCCGCTTTGTAA
- the gmk gene encoding guanylate kinase has product MPSESPSPGQLVIISGPSGVGKSTVVAAVLDRLQPAVRLSISATTRAPRPGEVDGQHYHFLTAEEFAARRAAGEFLECMEVFGRGHWYGTLLDEVRPSLARGQWVILEIDVDGARKALEQFPQAVTIFITVDDQELERRLRARRTDSDEDIRRRLQVARREMAQASNYRYQVVNDEVDHTVDQIAQILAQEGLDA; this is encoded by the coding sequence ATGCCCTCCGAGTCGCCTAGCCCAGGACAACTCGTCATTATCTCCGGCCCCTCTGGGGTGGGGAAATCGACCGTCGTGGCAGCGGTGCTCGATCGGCTGCAACCGGCGGTTCGGCTGAGCATTTCGGCCACCACGCGTGCTCCCCGACCGGGCGAGGTCGATGGCCAGCACTACCATTTTCTGACTGCCGAGGAGTTTGCGGCTCGCCGCGCGGCTGGTGAGTTTTTGGAATGCATGGAGGTTTTTGGCCGTGGGCACTGGTATGGCACCTTGCTCGACGAAGTTAGGCCTAGTCTAGCCCGGGGGCAATGGGTTATTCTGGAGATCGACGTCGACGGTGCGCGCAAGGCCCTTGAGCAATTCCCCCAGGCGGTGACCATCTTTATCACCGTGGACGACCAGGAATTGGAGCGCCGGCTCCGCGCTCGGCGTACCGACAGCGATGAGGATATCCGCCGTCGGCTGCAGGTAGCCCGTCGCGAAATGGCTCAAGCCAGCAATTACAGGTATCAGGTAGTCAATGACGAGGTCGACCACACAGTCGACCAGATCGCCCAAATTTTGGCCCAAGAGGGACTCGACGCATGA
- a CDS encoding YicC/YloC family endoribonuclease has product MTGFGEAHNRFDTLSVAVELRTINSRHYKLSLRANEGYGALEPQIDALVRKRVRRGTVQLNLHVQRATKADDYRINSEVLIGYLNQAKLVAQATGASDKIAIGELLTLPGVIDDRRAPEQNSQEDWPHIEPTLREALAALTKMREAEGRALAADLQENCQIIGEQAAAIERRAPDVSVGYRERLTERVNRSLSELNVTVEPADLLRELSLFVDKSDISEELVRLKSHLVQFDATINAQDSSGRKLEFISQEMGREINTIGSKANDTEISQHVVEMKAALERIREQVQNVE; this is encoded by the coding sequence ATGACTGGCTTTGGCGAAGCCCATAATCGGTTCGACACCCTCAGCGTGGCCGTCGAACTGCGGACCATCAATTCGCGCCATTACAAACTCAGTTTACGGGCGAACGAAGGCTACGGAGCCCTCGAACCGCAGATCGATGCCCTGGTTCGTAAACGGGTGCGCCGCGGGACCGTGCAGCTTAATCTGCATGTGCAGCGGGCGACCAAAGCCGACGATTACCGCATCAATTCCGAGGTGCTCATCGGCTACCTCAATCAGGCCAAGTTAGTCGCTCAAGCGACCGGCGCCAGCGACAAGATCGCCATCGGCGAGCTGCTGACCCTGCCAGGCGTGATCGACGATCGCCGTGCTCCCGAGCAAAACTCGCAGGAAGACTGGCCCCACATCGAGCCAACGCTCCGCGAAGCCTTGGCCGCGCTCACCAAGATGCGTGAGGCTGAAGGACGTGCCTTGGCGGCCGACCTGCAGGAAAACTGCCAGATAATCGGCGAGCAAGCCGCGGCCATCGAGCGACGGGCTCCTGACGTCTCGGTCGGCTATCGCGAGCGACTTACCGAGCGGGTCAACCGATCGCTCTCCGAGCTGAACGTGACCGTCGAACCGGCCGATCTGCTGCGTGAGCTAAGTCTGTTTGTCGATAAGAGCGACATCTCCGAAGAGCTCGTGCGGCTCAAAAGCCATCTAGTGCAGTTCGACGCGACGATTAACGCCCAGGACAGTTCGGGCCGCAAGCTCGAGTTCATTTCGCAGGAAATGGGTCGCGAGATCAACACCATTGGCTCGAAGGCCAACGATACCGAGATCAGTCAGCATGTCGTCGAGATGAAGGCTGCCCTGGAACGCATTCGCGAGCAGGTGCAGAACGTCGAGTAG
- the secG gene encoding preprotein translocase subunit SecG, whose protein sequence is MEILFKLVLSVIALFMILLILVQKGRGGGLAGALGGPGGSSAFGAKAGDAFTKITAYTALFWMVVCISASLYFANGKTGVGGDAQLEGLSRRAPAGATSSDAGADAGAGAESAPAAGDTDTSEAE, encoded by the coding sequence ATGGAAATCCTGTTCAAGCTCGTTCTGTCAGTGATCGCCCTGTTCATGATTCTGCTCATCCTGGTGCAGAAGGGACGCGGCGGCGGTTTGGCTGGTGCACTTGGCGGACCTGGCGGTTCCAGCGCGTTTGGCGCCAAAGCAGGCGACGCCTTCACGAAGATCACCGCTTACACCGCGCTGTTCTGGATGGTGGTCTGCATTTCGGCCTCGCTCTATTTTGCCAACGGCAAAACCGGCGTTGGCGGCGACGCCCAGCTCGAAGGTTTGAGTCGTCGTGCCCCCGCTGGTGCGACCTCGTCGGATGCCGGAGCTGATGCGGGTGCCGGTGCCGAGTCGGCCCCTGCCGCTGGCGACACCGATACTTCCGAAGCCGAGTAA
- the tpiA gene encoding triose-phosphate isomerase: MRRTLIAGNWKMNTDHATAVALAEGVAKGAGDVENADLLVCPPFIYLESVNKALANSPVALGAQNMYAQPNGAFTGEVSASMLTDVGAEYVILGHSERRNILGETDAVVNEKTIAALEAGLVPIVCVGELLEQREAGKTAEVIEEQFKGSLAGLSAEQVAKLVIAYEPVWAIGTGKVATPEQAEEVHAGLRKLLADSYNGEIADTVRILYGGSVKPSNAAELMGQPNVDGALVGGASLKAEDFLGIALAL; encoded by the coding sequence ATGCGTCGCACATTGATCGCTGGTAACTGGAAGATGAATACCGATCACGCTACGGCCGTGGCTTTGGCCGAAGGCGTGGCGAAGGGAGCCGGCGACGTCGAAAACGCCGACCTGCTGGTCTGCCCGCCGTTCATCTATCTCGAGTCGGTAAACAAGGCCCTGGCCAACTCGCCAGTCGCCCTGGGTGCCCAGAACATGTACGCCCAGCCGAATGGTGCGTTCACCGGCGAAGTGAGCGCCTCGATGCTGACCGACGTCGGTGCCGAATACGTGATTCTCGGCCATAGCGAGCGTCGCAACATCCTCGGCGAGACCGACGCGGTGGTCAACGAAAAGACGATTGCCGCCCTCGAAGCTGGCCTGGTTCCAATCGTGTGCGTGGGCGAATTGCTCGAGCAACGCGAAGCTGGCAAGACCGCCGAAGTGATCGAAGAGCAGTTCAAAGGCTCGCTGGCCGGTTTGTCGGCCGAGCAGGTGGCCAAGCTGGTGATCGCCTACGAGCCGGTTTGGGCCATTGGAACCGGCAAAGTCGCTACTCCTGAGCAGGCCGAGGAAGTGCACGCTGGTCTTCGCAAACTGCTCGCCGATAGCTACAATGGCGAGATTGCCGACACGGTTCGCATTTTGTACGGTGGTAGCGTCAAGCCTAGCAACGCCGCCGAATTGATGGGCCAGCCGAATGTCGATGGTGCCCTCGTGGGTGGTGCAAGCCTGAAGGCGGAAGACTTCCTGGGCATCGCCCTGGCCTTGTAG
- the aroF gene encoding 3-deoxy-7-phosphoheptulonate synthase codes for MIIILKHGATDEQVDHVIERIEAMGLQPHLSKGTYRTVIGVIGDEEKVQTAPLMAIPGVEEAMPVMPAYKLASREAHPQPTVVEVGSGSAITKLGGGHFGMIAGPCAVESAERLDEIAAAIKAAGANILRGGAFKPRTSPYSFQGLGEEGLKILREVGDKHGLPVVTEVIDPRHVELVAEYTDMIQLGARNMQNFVLLTEVGKTHKPVLMKRGMAATIKDLLMSAEYVIANGTTEVVLCERGVKGFDNACRNMLDIAAVPQVQLMSHLPIIVDPSHATGRPELIPACALAAAACGADGIHIEVHNCPEEAMSDGPQALLPEQYATLAAQIRKVAEAVGKTF; via the coding sequence ATGATCATCATCCTTAAACACGGTGCTACTGACGAGCAGGTCGATCATGTGATTGAGCGGATCGAGGCCATGGGGCTGCAGCCTCATTTGAGCAAAGGGACCTATCGCACCGTGATCGGCGTGATTGGCGACGAGGAAAAAGTGCAAACCGCGCCGCTCATGGCGATTCCTGGCGTGGAAGAAGCCATGCCGGTGATGCCGGCCTACAAGCTGGCGAGTCGCGAAGCCCATCCTCAGCCCACGGTGGTGGAGGTCGGCAGCGGCTCGGCGATTACCAAGCTTGGCGGTGGCCATTTTGGCATGATTGCCGGCCCCTGTGCGGTGGAAAGTGCGGAGCGACTCGACGAGATCGCCGCTGCCATCAAGGCAGCCGGGGCCAACATCCTGCGCGGCGGGGCGTTCAAGCCGCGGACCAGTCCCTACTCGTTCCAGGGACTCGGCGAAGAGGGGCTGAAGATCCTCCGCGAGGTCGGCGACAAGCATGGCCTGCCGGTGGTGACCGAAGTCATCGATCCTCGCCATGTGGAATTGGTGGCCGAATACACCGACATGATTCAGCTCGGCGCCCGCAACATGCAGAACTTCGTGCTGCTCACCGAGGTTGGCAAAACCCATAAGCCCGTGCTCATGAAGCGCGGCATGGCAGCCACGATCAAAGACCTGCTGATGAGCGCCGAGTACGTGATCGCCAACGGCACGACCGAAGTGGTGCTGTGCGAGCGGGGCGTCAAGGGCTTCGACAACGCTTGCCGCAACATGCTCGATATCGCTGCGGTACCGCAGGTGCAGCTGATGTCGCACCTACCGATTATCGTCGATCCGAGCCATGCCACGGGTCGCCCCGAGTTGATTCCCGCCTGTGCGTTGGCCGCCGCGGCCTGCGGAGCAGACGGAATCCATATTGAAGTTCATAACTGCCCCGAGGAAGCCATGAGCGATGGTCCCCAGGCGCTACTGCCCGAGCAGTATGCCACCCTGGCGGCTCAGATTCGCAAGGTGGCCGAAGCGGTGGGCAAAACGTTTTAG
- the pheA gene encoding prephenate dehydratase has translation MAKKKTARTGGPKREIDKLDREILKLINERAELASDARTDLSAVVQKAMERNRGPLDGEAIGAVFREISAACQSLSHAERIAYLGPEHTFSHIAAIEQFGVAADLVPVATIAAVFEEVEQGTAAYGIVPLENSTDGRVSDTLECFARSQVSICGELPLVIHHCLLGSGSRAEVRRVESKPQALSQCRNWLAKHLPGAECHPVASTADAARKAASDPSVAAIASAQAAKAYGLEVLVPNIEDNKDNVTRFAVIAREMAGKSGNDKTALMLEINHEPGALADAMGVFKRNRLNMTWIESFPVAGSRGRYLFFIEFVGHATEARSKKALLALEKKAQQLVVLGSYAHREPIG, from the coding sequence ATGGCGAAGAAGAAGACAGCACGCACCGGTGGACCGAAACGTGAGATCGACAAACTCGATCGCGAAATTCTGAAGCTCATCAACGAGCGGGCGGAGCTCGCCAGCGACGCGCGAACCGACTTGTCAGCGGTCGTGCAGAAGGCGATGGAACGCAATCGCGGGCCGCTCGACGGTGAGGCCATCGGGGCGGTGTTTCGCGAAATCTCGGCCGCTTGCCAGTCGCTGTCGCATGCCGAGCGGATTGCCTATCTCGGCCCCGAGCACACGTTTAGCCACATCGCGGCCATCGAGCAGTTCGGCGTTGCGGCCGACCTGGTGCCGGTGGCTACGATTGCTGCGGTGTTCGAAGAAGTAGAGCAGGGGACCGCCGCGTATGGCATTGTGCCGCTTGAAAATTCCACCGATGGCCGAGTGAGCGACACCCTCGAGTGCTTCGCCCGCTCGCAGGTGAGCATCTGCGGCGAGCTGCCGCTGGTGATTCACCACTGCCTGCTCGGCAGCGGTTCGCGGGCGGAGGTGCGACGTGTCGAGAGTAAGCCGCAAGCACTCTCGCAGTGTCGCAATTGGCTGGCCAAGCACCTGCCAGGTGCCGAGTGCCATCCGGTCGCCAGCACGGCCGATGCCGCCCGCAAGGCGGCCAGCGATCCGAGCGTGGCGGCCATCGCCAGCGCCCAGGCAGCCAAGGCCTACGGGCTCGAGGTGCTGGTGCCGAACATCGAGGACAACAAGGACAACGTCACCCGGTTTGCCGTGATCGCCCGCGAGATGGCCGGCAAGTCGGGCAACGACAAGACTGCGCTAATGCTCGAGATTAACCACGAGCCGGGCGCCCTGGCCGACGCGATGGGCGTTTTCAAGCGAAATCGGCTGAACATGACCTGGATCGAGAGCTTCCCGGTCGCGGGTAGCCGCGGGCGGTACTTGTTCTTCATCGAATTCGTCGGCCATGCGACCGAAGCCCGCAGTAAGAAAGCCCTATTGGCCTTGGAGAAAAAGGCCCAGCAGCTAGTGGTGCTCGGGTCCTATGCGCATCGGGAGCCTATTGGGTAG
- the dnaK gene encoding molecular chaperone DnaK, whose translation MASGEKIIGIDLGTTNSVVAVMEGKEAKVIPNPEGNRLTPSVVAFTDKGEVLVGEPARRQAVTNPTKTVYSIKRFMGRRHNEVASEEKMVPYEVIGGSEDYVKVNIAGKEYTPPEVSAKVLVKLKESAESYLGHKVNKAVITVPAYFNDAQRQATKDAGQIAGLEVARIINEPTAASLAYGLDKNTQETICVFDLGGGTFDVSILEVADGVFRVISTNGDTHLGGDDFDEELINYVASEFQKEQGIDLRKDQMALQRLQEACEKAKKELSSAQSTDINLPFITADASGPKHLQMNITRAQFEQLVDKLVERVRGPVLQALQDAKLDPSKIDEVVLVGGSTRIPKVQELVKDIFGKDPHKGVNPDEVVAVGAAIQGGVLAGDVQDILLLDVTPLSLGIETLGGVMTKLVEKNTTIPVERKQVFSTADDNQTAVTVRVFQGEREMCVDNRLLGEFNLEGIPPAPRGVPQIEVKFDLDANGILNVAAKDLGTGTEQTVKIEQSSGLSEDEIKKMQEDAAAHAEEDKKKRELVEARNRADTLAYQVEKTLNEQGDKIGEENKKPIEAAIAKVREAAKGEDPDKIKSAVSELEAASHAMSEAMYKSAAEAGANVNDETVGATAGTSGDDDAIDAEFEVKEN comes from the coding sequence ATGGCAAGTGGTGAAAAAATCATTGGTATCGACCTTGGTACCACCAACTCGGTGGTCGCCGTAATGGAAGGCAAAGAGGCCAAGGTCATTCCAAACCCTGAAGGCAATCGCCTGACCCCCAGCGTCGTCGCGTTTACCGACAAGGGTGAAGTGCTCGTCGGCGAGCCGGCTCGTCGTCAGGCGGTAACCAACCCAACCAAAACGGTTTACTCCATCAAGCGCTTCATGGGCCGTCGTCACAACGAAGTGGCCAGCGAAGAGAAGATGGTGCCCTACGAAGTGATCGGCGGCAGCGAAGACTACGTGAAAGTCAACATCGCTGGCAAGGAATACACTCCGCCCGAAGTTTCGGCCAAGGTGTTGGTGAAGCTCAAGGAGTCGGCAGAGTCGTACTTGGGTCACAAAGTGAACAAGGCCGTGATCACGGTACCGGCCTACTTTAACGACGCTCAGCGTCAAGCCACGAAAGATGCCGGCCAGATCGCCGGTCTCGAAGTGGCTCGTATTATCAACGAACCCACGGCCGCGTCGCTCGCTTATGGTCTTGATAAGAACACTCAAGAAACCATCTGCGTGTTCGACCTTGGTGGTGGTACGTTCGACGTCTCGATCCTCGAAGTGGCCGACGGTGTGTTCCGCGTGATCAGCACCAACGGCGATACCCACCTCGGTGGCGACGACTTCGACGAAGAGCTGATCAACTACGTGGCCTCCGAGTTCCAGAAGGAACAAGGCATCGACCTGCGGAAGGACCAGATGGCCCTGCAGCGTCTGCAGGAAGCCTGCGAAAAGGCCAAGAAGGAACTCAGCTCGGCCCAGTCGACCGACATCAACTTGCCGTTCATCACGGCCGATGCCAGCGGTCCCAAGCACTTGCAAATGAACATCACTCGCGCCCAGTTCGAGCAACTGGTCGACAAACTGGTGGAGCGTGTGCGTGGCCCCGTGCTGCAAGCTCTGCAGGACGCCAAGCTCGATCCTTCGAAGATCGACGAAGTCGTGCTCGTGGGTGGTTCCACTCGTATTCCCAAGGTGCAGGAACTGGTCAAAGACATCTTTGGCAAGGACCCGCACAAGGGCGTGAATCCCGACGAAGTGGTAGCAGTCGGCGCGGCCATCCAAGGTGGTGTGCTGGCTGGCGACGTGCAGGACATCTTGCTGCTCGACGTCACTCCGCTGTCGCTCGGTATCGAAACCCTGGGTGGCGTGATGACCAAGTTGGTGGAAAAGAACACCACGATCCCTGTCGAACGCAAGCAGGTGTTCAGCACTGCCGACGATAACCAAACCGCGGTCACGGTTCGCGTGTTCCAAGGCGAACGCGAGATGTGTGTCGATAACCGGTTGCTTGGCGAGTTCAACCTCGAAGGCATTCCGCCAGCCCCGCGTGGCGTGCCGCAGATCGAAGTGAAGTTCGACCTCGACGCAAATGGTATTTTGAACGTCGCTGCCAAGGACCTTGGCACCGGCACCGAGCAGACCGTGAAGATCGAGCAATCCTCTGGCTTGTCGGAAGACGAGATCAAGAAGATGCAAGAAGACGCGGCCGCTCACGCCGAGGAAGACAAGAAGAAACGCGAGTTGGTCGAAGCACGCAACCGTGCCGATACGCTGGCCTACCAAGTGGAGAAGACGCTTAACGAGCAAGGCGACAAGATTGGCGAAGAGAACAAGAAGCCAATCGAAGCCGCCATTGCCAAGGTACGCGAAGCGGCTAAGGGTGAGGATCCCGACAAGATCAAGTCGGCCGTGTCCGAACTCGAAGCTGCCAGCCATGCCATGAGCGAGGCCATGTACAAGTCGGCCGCCGAAGCCGGTGCGAACGTCAACGACGAAACGGTCGGCGCTACCGCTGGCACCTCCGGCGACGACGACGCCATCGACGCCGAGTTTGAAGTAAAAGAGAACTAA